Proteins from one Gossypium raimondii isolate GPD5lz chromosome 8, ASM2569854v1, whole genome shotgun sequence genomic window:
- the LOC105792741 gene encoding sister chromatid cohesion 1 protein 4, giving the protein MFYSQFILAKKGPLGTIWIAAHLERKLRKNQVADTDIGVSVDSILFPDVPIALRLSSHLLLGVVRIYSRKVNYLFDDCSEALLKIKQAFRSTAVDLPPEESTAPYHSITLPETFDLDDFELPDNEIFQGNYVDHHVSSREQITLQDTMDGVVYSTSQFGLDERFGDGDTSQIGLLDEELVLDRVASSKHAGVSEYDPQGSDVPQEQVPSNSEAMPMDCSGDQVEDLAANSEFIDYEQDPGTPGLVEVPNLSGVHEELTGGDHAEPEHDNLTELANSKCVENASNKSNLHHEDNNPLDQSLENEINHDAVVIEPPENDCRISDMEKEQTKPHESSLPDAVSVECASAVGTVRGPDGLDRVEEMHNGGMHSIDRTDRECAESPSCSNVTFDLDEPARRTSSNSNCVPVSDGNLENDQALQKFEFGNEAEATCNLEESHGKAIASNPSCPLESPSRPTVIDGEAQAFQEPNVSENLKETGIHEEVSSVQFLGSNNLAAAEQNSVDMSQREEEVHASGAPIEVQGEVCQTQMLEPAFCGHQLENSNSCSMSDLPAPERLLSAPEELLDKPSDLLVESTPDKEVLAGNDEIDAGTKLISGKKRSLTESTLTVESINSVESFGRPQSMRTAESVPDDDDLLSSILVGRKSSVFKMKPTPQFEVASRKRTRSAAKPSATKRKVLMDDTMVLHGDTIRQQLVNTEDIRRIRKKAPCTRTEISLIQRRFLEDEIFSESVLTGMSDDLTRLHSEQYDLSSIRISEGDENHASNEVAKDSGCSVRPDIAEGGFEGSSVPLINGNDEQVQSVGTTVHTKTQQGEYSDLNEGTTVHTETRQGEHSDLNSQQDRNPVDGITEMEIDRDNAEAVNASNHFVLNEFGVSSPTNLGTEFLLEESKANTSADGSIAECFAPIENGTNSLVTLQTGESVNGSENAYEAENDKVDVIDEAQVEVALLDHDDKDPIRKDIEECRMDSTYSENVDVVLNNASLNTGETSTFQEVDAVNKEMTSLVDNQAEFEDVAIGNDTEFLNVDDDELGEDDDNGMPGGDESRLLDNSGWSSRTRAVAKYLQNLFEDEAVHGRKALSMDSLLARKTRKEASRMFFETLVLKTKDYIHVEQGKPFDDICIKPRLKLLKSDF; this is encoded by the exons atgttttattcaCAGTTTATATTGGCGAAGAAAGGTCCCTTGGGTACGATATGGATAGCAGCTCATCTGGAGAGGAAGCTCCGTAAGAATCAGGTGGCTGATACTGACATCGGTGTATCTGTTG ACTCTATTCTGTTTCCTGATGTACCGATTGCACTACGATTGTCAAGTCATCTTCTTCTCGGAGTGGTGAGGATATATTCTAGAAAGGTGAATTACCTTTTTGATGATTGCAGTGAAGCCTTGCTTAAGATAAAGCAGGCTTTTCGCTCCACTGCGGTTGATTTGCCACCGGAAGAATCAACTGCGCCTTACCATTCAATCACTTTGCCAGAGACTTTTGATCTTGATGACTTTGAGCTGCCTGATAATGAGATCTTTCAGGG TAACTATGTTGATCATCATGTTAGCTCAAGAGAGCAGATTACGCTTCAAGATACCATGGACGGTGTTGTTTACTCCACATCACAATTTGGATTGGATG aACGTTTTGGTGATGGTGACACTTCTCAGATTGGTCTGCTTGATGAG GAGCTTGTCCTAGATAGGGTTGCATCATCCAAACATGCTGGAGTGTCAGA ATATGATCCCCAAGGGTCAGATGTACCACAAGAGCAAGTCCCAAGTAATTCAGAAGCTATGCCAATGGATTGCAGTGGGGATCag GTAGAAGATCTCGCTGCAAATTCTGAATTTATTGATTATGAACAAGATCCAGGTACTCCTGGATTAGTGGAGGTGCCTAACTTGTCTGGTGTTCATGAGGAACTGACAGGTGGTGATCATGCAGAACCAGAACATGACAATCTTACAGAATTGGCCAACTCAAAGTGTGTAGAAAATGCTTCTAATAAATCAAATCTTCACCATGAAGATAACAATCCATTGGATCAGTCattggaaaatgaaataaatcatgATGCTGTTGTTATCGAGCCTCCTGAGAACGATTGCCGTATTAGTGACATGGAGAAAGAACAAACTAAACCGCATGAAAGTTCTCTCCCTGATGCTGTGTCTGTGGAGTGTGCATCTGCTGTTGGGACTGTCAGAGGACCTGATGGTTTGGATAGGGTGGAAGAGATGCATAATGGCGGTATGCACTCAATTGATAGAACTGACAGGGAATGTGCAGAATCTCCTAGCTGCTCCAATGTCACCTTTGATTTGGATGAACCTGCTCGAAGAACAAGTTCAAATAGCAACTGTGTGCCCGTGTCAGATGGCAATTTGGAAAATGATCAAGCAttacaaaaatttgaatttgggaATGAAGCGGAAGCCACCTGTAATTTGGAAGAATCACATGGCAAAGCAATAGCTTCAAATCCTTCCTGTCCATTGGAATCACCTAGTAGGCCAACAGTAATTGATGGAGAAGCTCAAGCTTTTCAAGAACCGAATGTCTCTGAAAATCTTAAAGAAACTGGTATTCATGAAGAGGTCTCGTCTGTTCAATTTCTTGGGAGCAATAATTTGGCTGCTGCTGAGCAGAACTCTGTGGATATGTCCCAAAGGGAGGAGGAAGTTCATGCTTCTGGAGCTCCAATTGAGGTGCAAG GTGAAGTCTGCCAAACTCAGATGTTGGAACCTGCTTTTTGTGGTCATCAGTTGGAAAATTCAAATAGTTGTTCTATGTCTGACTTGCCTGCACCTGAAAGGTTACTCTCTGCACCGGAAGAACTGCTTGATAAACCAAGTGATTTGCTGGTTGAGTCTACCCCAGACAAAGAGGTCCTAGCAGGgaatgatgaaattgatgctGGAACGAAACTCATTTCAGGAAAAAAGCGAAGTTTAACTGAAAGTACACTGACTGTAGAGAGTATAAACTCAGTTGAATCATTTGGCAGGCCCCAATCCATGAGAACTGCAGAATCAGTTCCTGATGATGATGACTTGTTGTCTTCTATTTTAG TTGGGAGAAAATCTTCAGTTTTTAAAATGAAGCCAACTCCTCAGTTTGAAGTTGCATCAAGGAAACGCACACGATCTGCAGCAAAACCTAGTGCCACCAAGAGAAAAGTTCTTATGGATGATACTATGGTTTTACATGGCGA TACAATACGTCAGCAGTTGGTTAATACTGAAGACATACGTCGTATTCGCAAGAAAGCACCTTGCACGCGCACTGAAATTTCATTGATTCAGAGACGATTCTTGGAAGATGAAATCTTTAGTGAATCTGTACTTACTG GTATGTCGGATGACTTGACACGTTTGCACAGTGAACAATATGATCTAAGCAGTATCAGGATTTCTGAAGGTGATGAAAACCACGCATCAAATGAAGTAGCTAAGGATTCAGGGTGCTCTGTCAGACCTGATATTGCTGAAGGTGGATTTGAAGGGAGCTCTGTGCCTTTAATTAATGGCAATGATGAGCAAGTACAGTCTGTTGGTACTACTGTTCACACCAAAACTCAGCAGGGTGAATACAGTGATCTGAATGAGGGTACTACTGTTCACACTGAAACTCGGCAGGGTGAACACAGTGATCTGAATTCTCAACAGGATAGAAATCCTGTCGATGGGATCACAGAAATGGAAATTGACAGAGATAATGCTGAAGCTGTTAATGCATCAAATCACTTTGTTCTAAATGAGTTTGGGGTGTCATCCCCAACTAATCTTGGTACTGAGTTTTTGTTGGAAGAAAGTAAAGCCAATACATCAGCTGATGGTAGTATAGCAGAATGCTTTGCACCTATTGAAAATGGGACTAATTCTCTTGTCACTTTACAAACTGGTGAGTCTGTGAATGGTTCTGAAAATGCATATGAAGCTGAAAATGATAAGGTTGATGTGATAGATGAGGCTCAAGTTGAGGTTGCACTCTTGGATCATGATGACAAGGACCCTATCCGTAAGGATATTGAAGAATGTAGAATGGATTCTACATATTCAGAAAATGTTGATGTGGTTCTGAACAATGCTTCATTAAATACGGGAGAAACCTCAACCTTTCAGGAAGTTGATGCAGTCAATAAAGAAATGACCTCTCTTGTGGATAATCAAGCT GAGTTTGAGGATGTTGCCATTGGAAATGATACAG AATTCCTGAATGTAGATGATGATGAGCTAggtgaagatgatgataatggcATGCCGGGCGGTGATGAAAGTCGTCTTCTTGACAATAGTGGATGGTCTTCTCGTACCAG GGCTGTTGCCAAGTATCTCCAGAATTTATTCGAGGATGAAGCTGTACATGGACGTAAGGCACTTTCTATGGACAGTCTATTGGCTCGTAAAACACGTAAAGAAGCATCGAGGATGTTTTTCGAAACACTG GTTCTTAAGACAAAAGATTACATCCATGTAGAACAGGGGAAACCCTTCGATGATATCTGTATAAAGCCTCGATTGAAGCTCTTAAAATCAGATTTCTGA
- the LOC105792738 gene encoding protein HEADING DATE 3A — MPRDRDPLVVGRVIGDVLDPFTRSISLRVTYATRDVSNGVELKPSQVVNQPRVDIGGDDLRTFYTLVMVDPDAPSPSDPNLREYLHWLVTDIPATTGASFGQEVVCYESPRPTVGIHRFVFVLFRQLGRQTVYAPGWRQNFNTRDFAELYNLGLPVAAVYFNCQRESGSGGRRT, encoded by the exons ATGCCTAGAGATAGAGATCCTTTGGTTGTTGGTAGGGTTATAGGAGATGTGTTGGACCCTTTTACAAGGTCTATTTCACTTAGGGTCACTTATGCTACTAGGGATGTTAGCAATGGTGTTGAGCTTAAACCATCTCAAGTTGTTAACCAACCAAGGGTTGATATTGGTGGGGATGATCTGAGGACCTTCTACACCTTG GTTATGGTGGATCCTGATGCTCCAAGTCCAAGTGACCCAAACCTCAGGGAATACTTGCACTG GTTGGTTACTGATATTCCAGCCACAACTGGTGCAAGCTTTG GTCAAGAGGTGGTCTGCTATGAGAGCCCACGACCAACGGTCGGTATCCATCGTTTTGTGTTCGTGTTGTTCCGGCAACTTGGAAGGCAAACGGTGTACGCACCAGGGTGGCGCCAAAACTTCAACACTAGGGACTTTGCTGAGCTTTACAACCTCGGGTTGCCGGTGGCTGCTGTTTACTTTAACTGCCAGAGGGAGAGTGGATCCGGTGGCCGTAGgacatga